The Equus asinus isolate D_3611 breed Donkey chromosome 1, EquAss-T2T_v2, whole genome shotgun sequence genome segment CTTACCGAGTAAGCACCCTGCTGACATCCCCAGACTAACAGCCCTTAATCCTTGGGAGACTGGCCATCTGAaggcatggggggggggggcacacaCTGCTACACTCTCTTTCATGCAAATGTACTCTCACACACGTGctgacacccccaccccagtacacacacacacacacacacacacacacacatgcaccaccCTGAGTAGAAGAACAACTGTTGGCAATGGCTCCCTGATGCTCAGGAGCTGACTCCTCAGGTGACAGGGAGGCCATCAGATAATATGTGGACCAGGAAATATAAAACCACAGACTATCAGAACGAGGAGACTTAGGCAGATTAAGCCTCATTTTCAATCGACGCCTCTGAAGCCCAGAGATGGACTTAACCAAGTCGTGCCCTGGGCTCGAGGCAAACAGGAACACGGATGGGGTCTGTCCCTTCTAAGGTGGGAAAGGGCCACTTcctaatggggaaaaaatagggGCAGGAAATACCTCTCAGTCCCTTTTAGATGGAACATTTCATTCCCTTCTACCTTCCTAAACTCCACTGCTAAACGACATTTTGGGGGTGTAGATGAGGGTGGGGCTCGGCTGAGGAGGTACTCACACACAAGTTGGTTTTCGTCAAGTTCAGGATGAGCATCGTGTTATTCAGCTTTTGGGGAGGTTCACAGGTTACCTGGAAGAAGCCACTGGGATTAAAGTTCAGTCTGAGCCTGCCAGGATCTCATCTTtgactcctcccttcctcccaccccgaGTGGGTGACACAAAGGAAGGAGCTCAAGGCAAGCTGGGGGTGTGACTGGCCAGGGTGTCAGAGCCAGCGGTGTTATGGGCTGTCCAGCTATCTAAGCTAGAATCTGGAAGGACAGGGAGAGTGGTGCAAATGGATGAGTGCTGCTCACAGCCCCAGCCAggtgccctgggctggaggcaagaGTAGAAATGCTCTTCTTGGAGCCCCTTCTGTCCGAGTCTGGGCTCTCTTATCTGCCCACCTCTGCTGGGATTACCGTGTTATTCCAAGAGTTCCAAGAATGGCTTGGGGAGCCTTGGGAGGCCGTTGAATCCATCTGACTGCTGGAGCTTGTGCGTCCCGTGACAGGAGACGTGGCCACGGATCCCGGTGAAGGGTGTGCAGGCTGCAGAGCCCCAGGTGCAGAGGTCCCAGTGATGGGGGGAGACTCGGTCCCAGTGGTGGCTGGCATCTTGCTGGAGGTCTGCTGATCTGATAATGGTGCTGTAATTGGGAAAACAAAGGTTATGAGAAAAGACGAGTGGTACTGCTAAGAAAAAAGGATAGTCTTTCTTGTCCAGAGTTTCCTGAGTTGCTTTGGTCTTATCCTCCACCTAGACTACCAGCTGGAGGAAGCAGGCTATGAGGAGGAGGCAAACAGATGAAGTCAATTCCTGTACCATATTACAGGATGGGTCAGACTGGATGAGCCAGTGTAAGAACCTGATAAAAAAAGGAACAATGACAATGATGTCAGCAGCAACAGCTaacattaattgagcacttacttCATGCGAGGGACTGTAATAAGTGCTTCAGAGGCACttccttatttaattctcacaacaaccctatgaggaaggTACCctaattatccctattttataaacaagaaaattaGGCTCAGCGGGGGCTTGAcgatttgcccagggtcacatgctAACAAGTGACAGAGCAGGGATTGGAATCCAGGTTTATCCAACTCAGAGCCTTTGCTCTTATGGCAGGATGCAATCACTCTCTTCTGGTGCCACAGTCTGTTAACTTCAGGCTGCATCCACACTACCTGGGGAGTtcctgaaaatgcagattcccaggttCACACCCAGAAATCCCAACTTAATACATCTGACATGGGTCATGATCTTGAGGCTCATGATCCACCAGTGAGTTCTGAAATTAATTTACTGGGTTAAGACCagcacttaaaaaagaaaaaaaaggaaacagaatggaatagaaaatatcaggGTGTATCACATATTATAAAGATAAGCCCAGGTTAGTGAAACTTCTGTATCActtatgtgtgtgcatatagacTATATGTATGTGTCCTGGATCGTGGTCTAAAACTCAAATGTATTCCTTATTGTAGACTGCCATCAAACATGTTTAAGAAACACTGTTCTGGAGTACTTCTAATACCATGGCAACCACCAAAGTCTTACCCGTGGATAGACTGTTGGCTTGTTTATGTGCTCGACTGGGAGGCCAAACACCGAGCTCATCAGAATGCACAGCACTGTTGGCCTCTGCTCATCAGTGAAATGGGAGATGGGGGCTGAATGAAGGCGGACTGTATTCACAATATTTAACCCTCGTGACTCTCCATCTTCCAGCTGGGCAACTGTAtagaatataaacatttaaaagtttattaCTTACTTTGTGTGGTCGTTAGCCCCTGAAATGTGGAGGAGGGACTTTCCATCGTGCCTGCACTATTTGAAGCTACAGTAGTTTTGTCTGGTCCCTCGGAAGAGTTCCCTGGGAGCTTTGAAGCAACAGAGCCCGTAGTCGGTTGGTGAGTGCTTGTTGGGGCGGTCGAGGCAGGAAGGGCAGGAGTGGTGTGTGAGGTGGTAACCTGATTGGGAGATGGAGTCATCGTCTGACTTCCTCCCTTGGTGGTCAGGTTGTCTGTGGCACTTCTGCGGTTGCTTTGGGTTCCAGCTCCAGTTTTATCTTCAGTTTCATCCTGTCTGCTTGTAGTTTTCGGCTTTTCTGGGGTAGTGGTTGGTCCAAGTGTGGTCTTGTCATCCTTCTGGCCATGAGTAGTTGTAGTCGAGCTGTCTGTGGCTGGTATCCTTTCTTTGCCACTGGCTGCTGCAGTTGTGCTCTGCTGGGCTTGGGGGGGAGTCACCGTGGGGCTGCTGGATGCTGTCGATGTGCTTCCACTGACCCCAGCTACAGACACCTTTGTATCAGTGGATGTTGCAGCTGTGCTTTGTTTGCCTGTGGCTGTAGTCACCGTTATGGCAGTGGATGCTGTAGTTGTGCTTTGTTTGCGTGTGGCTGTAGTCACCATTATGACAGTGGATGCTGGAGCTGTGCTTTGTTTGACTGTGGTTGAAACCTCCCCTTTACTGCTGGATGTTGAAGTTGGGTTTGACTTGTCTGAGACTGTAGTTGCTGTGTTAGTTGTTTTAGGAGCGGACTGGCCTGCTGTTTACAAAGACAACACAGAATCAAATTAGGTTATTAGCTGGACATTTTCCTCTCCACCAACTCTCCTCCAGGATCCAGGGGCCTTGCTCCCCTCCCTGCCATTTGCCTTGGCTGAAGTTCTGCGTCCTTGATGTGCCCAGGTTTCTTGAGGGTTCAAGAAACCTCTCTAAGAGGGAGACTGAGTATGAAGCAGAGGAAGTCAAGGGACATCGTGCTGAAGAGAAGGACCAGCTGATGCTGCTGCATGGGGAGCCTGCAGCGAGCACCCAGCCCACCCCATCCAGCCCCTGCACACGCCCTTCACGTTTTCCATACGCCACCATAGAACCAGGCCGCCAAGaccatctctgcctccttctccccagcTCCCACGCACGGGATCCCACAGAAGACTCAACAGATGCATGCTTAGTGAATTGCCCTGTTCTGAGGGTGGCAAGAGAGTCATGCCTCTGTTCTCATGGAAGTATAATCcagaaggagaaactgacaaCAAAGTGGCATTACACAAATTACTATTAAATACAATCGTGAGACAGGCGAAGGCAGAAAAGCACAGAGAGCTCTGACTATGTTTATCACAGTAGTTTAACCTTGtcagagggacagagaggaaggccttttattcatttgtttaacaaattaTTCACTGAGGGAAACTTTAAGTGACAGGTCAGGACATAGGATACAATGGTGAATAAAACATAATCCtcaccctcagggagcttacattccagtgggtgagacagagattAAACAAGTAGACAGAACAATGAAACATCAAATTCTTGTGACTatatggagaaaatgaacaaGGAAATGATAcagagaatgggggaggggagcgagttttttttttcttttgaggaagattagccctgagctaacatctgctgccagtcctcctctttttgctgaggaagactggccctgagctaacatccatgcccattttcctctactttatatgtgggatgcctgccacagcatggcttgacaggcggtacgcaggtccatgcccgggatctgaaccaccGAACCCCGGgctcccaaagcagagcatgcgaacttaacggctatgccaccgggccggggCCGTTTAGATAGAGAGCTCAAGAAAGGCATCTCAGAGGTGACTATTAAGCTAAGACTTGAAGGATAGGAAGGAGAAAGCTGTGTGAAGAATGGGAGGAAAAGTGtaccaggcagaaggaatagaaTCTGGGAAGGCCCCAAAGTAGAGAAGACAGCTCAGAAAAGACAAGTGTGAACGGAGTTTAGTGAGTGAGCCAGGAGGAAACAGGGCTCAGAAAACTCAGGGCCTTATAGGTAAAGCGACAGTAACTAACTGATTGTATCATAGTATCTTTTTGGCAAAAGATATGAGATTGCTGAGGGGAATATCAGCATATTTGAGGAATGAAGTGATGTGGAGGGCGATGGTTACTTCCCACAATGGCGAATAGCTTaaaacagggtttctcaaccccAGAACTATTGACTTTGGGGCTGGAAACTTCTTCCTTAGGGGAAGTTGTCTTATGCGTTGTAGAACGTTGAACAACATCCCTGgtctctatccactagatgctaGTAACACACAGACAAATCCCCCCCCGGAGGTGACAACCAAAAAtttctccagatattgccaaatgtccccggggcagggggggggggggggggggaggacaAAAATCACTACCAGTGAAAACTACTGGcttaaagaaagagaataacaaaTTTGGATTCCTAAATCCTCCTATCAAAGCACAGACTGAAAACCAGAGGTCTTCTGAGGCTACAGTAAAGAAATCTCTCACGGCTTACAGCTGGAGAGCTGAGAAGACcaaaaaacaaacttaaaagtTTGATCCCATGAGTTGCCAAGTTGCAGCGTTCATTGAATTCATAACCTTACCAGGTCTCTTATGTGAAAAGAGGACCTTGAGAATTGGAACGGTGACATATGAGGGGAGGCAGGTGAAGCAGAGTACCCATAAGACTCAATCTGCAATGGCACTCACTTGCCAGTACACTCAACCACTGTCCTCCTCTCTGGGGCAGTTCCCACCTTGCTTGAAAACTCTTAATAACCTCACCTGAGCTCACTGACACACAAACCATATCTCCTCAACATCTCCACCGCTCTTCATTTTCCCCAACCTATAACAACAGACTCCAGTGTGCTCCAGAAAGACGATACAGAGTCTGACCCAGGAGAAGGCTTACACACTAGAGAACATCGGCGAAAACTCGAGCAAATCTGTATGGTTCTAGGAGGGTGCTAGACCAAGCAGGGATACCCATAATTGGACAGCAGGCTGAATTTATCTATATGGGTATGCATACCAGAGATTTTGGATTCAA includes the following:
- the PODXL gene encoding podocalyxin — its product is MRACRSARPPRRRRTLGGGGRRGRDGSRGSRRPGRSAQTPPATQPLAAPLRPRSPPRPASAAAAARRDRRSATLRAPGHRPAAAATARPPSAAPTRPPPGRPDPPPARSHLLGAQSQGTMLSALALLLLLLPPASLSVQAGQSAPKTTNTATTVSDKSNPTSTSSSKGEVSTTVKQSTAPASTVIMVTTATRKQSTTTASTAITVTTATGKQSTAATSTDTKVSVAGVSGSTSTASSSPTVTPPQAQQSTTAAASGKERIPATDSSTTTTHGQKDDKTTLGPTTTPEKPKTTSRQDETEDKTGAGTQSNRRSATDNLTTKGGSQTMTPSPNQVTTSHTTPALPASTAPTSTHQPTTGSVASKLPGNSSEGPDKTTVASNSAGTMESPSSTFQGLTTTQTPLSDQQTSSKMPATTGTESPPITGTSAPGALQPAHPSPGSVATSPVTGRTSSSSQMDSTASQGSPSHSWNSWNNTVTCEPPQKLNNTMLILNLTKTNLCEQSSPDDKLITILCQAAKATYNSARDQCHVQLIPIQEMQAVAIKEITIQTILPPSDVYELLKGKWDDLKEAGVSGMKLGNQGPPEETEDRFSMPLIITIVCMASFLLLVAALYGCCHQRLAQRKDQQRLTEELQTVENGYHDNPTLEVMETSSEMQEKKVVNLNGELGDSWIVPLDNLTKDDLDEEEDTHL